Within the Clostridium scatologenes genome, the region GAAAGTACCATTAGTTGCATACCAAGAACAACACCAGTCATACTATTGCCTTTATACCAAGACATAAATGAAAGATAAAAAGTAATCCCACTTATAGCAAACCAAATCATGGCAATACCGTTTGTAAACGCTTGATCAATAAGATGAAATGAAAGACCTACATTTCCCCCTATCATAGTTATCATAGGAACAAATATAATTAAATTTGAGAGACCTGATGTTGACTGACTGATAGCAATACCAATCTCTGAATCTACAATTGCTGAACTATACTATACAACTTTCAATACCCCAGGCAAGAGCAGCAATTGGAACAATAATTGAACCAGATGCTGCCAAGCCAATAACATTAGCAACAACCCCCCATAATAACAGCTAACATAAGCATACGACTTAAAGTAGTATTAATCCATCCAAAGCAATAAAGCATAGTAACTGCATACTCCTTCATCTGAGTCGTACAAGATATTAAAGCATATTACTTAAATATTCATCAATAGCCTTAGCAGCCTTCTTACCTGCTCCCATAGCAAGAATAACTGTAGCAGCTCCTGTTACTGCAGCTCCTGTTACTGCATCTCCTCCAGCATATACTAACTGCCTTGATGTAAGACCAGTTTCTTCTTCTACTGCTATACATTTATGCTTATTTATTTCTAAGCCTTTAGTAGTTGAAGATATCAATGGATTTGGTGAAGTTCCTAGTGACATTATTACAGTATCTACATCCATTATGAATTCTGAACCTTTTATCTCAGTGGGTCTTCTTCTTCCTGATGCATCTGGTTCTCCAAGCTCCATTCTTACACATTTCATGCCCTTAACCCATCCATTTTCATCTCCTATGATTTCTATAGGGTTAGTAAGTATGTCTAATATTACACCTTCTTCTTTTGCATGATGTACTTCTTCTACTCTTGCCGGAAGTTCTTCTTCTGATCTTCTGTATACTATATGAACCTCTCCTCCAAGTCTTAATGCTGTTCTTGCTGCGTCCATGGCAACGTTTCCACCACCTACAACAGCTACCTTTTCGCCTACTTTTATAGGTGTATCATACTCTTCTTTGAAAGCTTTCATTAGGTTATTTCTTGTTAAGAATTCATTTGCTGAAAATACTCCATTTAAGTTTTCTCCTGGTATTCCCATAAACTTAGGAAGTCCTGCTCCAGAGCCTATAAATATAGCATCAAAGCCTTCCTCCTTTAGGAGCGCATCTATAGTAACAGTTCTACCAACTATAACGTTAGTTTCTATTTTAACTCCTAGCTTTTTAACATTTTCAACTTCATGCTTAACAACTGTTTCTTTTGGAAGTCTGAATTCAGGAATTCCATAAACCAAAACTCCACCTGCTTCATGCAGTGCTTCAAATATCGTTACCTCATAACCGAGCTTTGCAAGATCTCCAGCACAAGTAAGGCCTGCAGGACCACTTCCTATTACAGCTACCTTTTTACCGTTCTTAAGCTTTGTTTCTGATAAATCTATATTATTTTCTCTTGACCAGTCCGCTACAAATCTTTCAAGCTTTCCTATAGCTACTGCTTCTCCTTTTATTCCAAGTACACATTTTCCTTCGCATTGACTTTCTTGTGGACATACTCTTCCACAAACTGCTGGAAGTGCACTAGATTTAGCTATAATTTTAGCTGCTTCTTCAAAGTTTCCTTCTTTAACCTGCTGAATAAACTCTGGTATGCTTATAGTTACAGGACAATCTCCTACACATTTAGGTTTTTTACAGTTTAAACATCTTGAAGCTTCCTGCATTGCTTCTTCTTTACTATAACCTAAGCAAACCTCTTGAAAATTAGTTGCCCTTACCTTTGAATCCTGCTCTTTTATTGAAGTTCTCTTCATTGTATCCATTATTTATCCTCCTTTGCATTCCTTTTGCGCACATAATGATTATTAGTCATTATGTCCTCCACATCCGCAGCCTTTTCCATGATGAGTATCTCCTTCTATTTCTCTTAGAAGTTTTCTTCCCTCTTCAGTTTTATACATAGTCTGTCTTCTCATAGCCTCATCAAAGTTTACAAGGTGTCCATCAAATTCTGGTCCATCAACACAGGCAAATTTCACTTCATCTCCTACAGTTACTCTGCAGGCACCGCACATTCCTGTTCCATCTACCATTATTGGATTTAAGCTTACTATAGTTTTAATACCATATTCTTTTGTAAGCTTAGTTACAAATTTCATCATAATCATTGGTCCTATTGCTACCACATGATTATATGTTTTTCCTTCTTTATCTATAAGTTCTTTTAAAAGGTTTGTAACAAGTCCCTTATATCCATAGCTTCCATCATCTGTAGCAATATATAAGTTCTTGCATACTGCCTTCATTTCTTCTTCAAGTATGAGGTGTTCTTTTGATTTTGCCCCAACTATAACATCTACATTAACTCCATTTTCATGCAGCCATTTAACCTGTGGATATACCGGTGCTGTACCTACTCCGCCAGCTATAAATATTATGTCCTTTTTCTCAAACTCTTCTAGTTCCTCATGAACAAGATCTGATGGCTGACCAAGTGGGCCAACAAAGTCTGAAAAAGTCTGACCTTCTTCATATTCTGCCATCTTCTTAGTTGATTCTCCAAGCGTTTGAAATACTATAGTTACTGTTCCTTTTTTAGCATCATAGTCACAAATAGTAAGGGGTATTCTCTCCCCTTTTTCATCCATTTTTACTATAACAAATTGTCCTGGATAACAAGACTTAGCCACTCTTGGAGCTTCTATATCCATTAGATAGATATTTGGTGCTAACATTTTCTTTTCAATAATTTTAAACATACCTATTCCTCCGATTATATTTCTTGAATTATTAGTATTTCCAAAACTTAGCATGCATTTTAAAAGTTCATCGAATCCTAGCTTTCATTTAATTTACCATATGCAATAAATTTTAAAATAAATAGTTGAGAACTAACAGCGATTATTAGTAAGCTAAATATTTTTCAAGTCAAACCATTCTTCACTGTAAATTCTCAACTAAAAATCTTGCAAGTATTACTTAATCTCATAATTGCTTAGTGGTCATTTCATCAATTAAACAATTATCAATAGATTATGTAAAACTTTATATCTAGAGGTTATTTTCTTTAATATCAATAATCCACTCTTTTCTAAGTTCCCATAAACCTGCTTGTAAGTTTTTTTCCTGCATGTCTCCAAACTTTATTGACTCATGATATTTAAATAAATTATCCCAGCTTCTTTTTACTTCTGCTTTCAAATTTAGATAAAAAGGCTTGGTAACTATGTCTGACTCAATTGAAATATTAAACTTTATCAACATATCTTTGTGCCTTTTTTCATCTTTTTCATCAGCAGCTAAATATTTTAGATTTAAAATCTTATTCCAATCTTCAGCTCTAAAAAAAACACATTCTTCTACAGGCACTTCCAAAGAAAGCAGGTAATTGCCTGGATACCATCCAGCATAATCTATTTTATTATGTGTCCAAAATGGATACTCAGCCTGTTCAGGCTTCCTCACAATATTTTGTGCTTTATCTATATACCAATTATATGCCTCTAAAAATATACTGGAAACCTCTTGATACTTTTTTACAATGTATTCTCTTTTTACATGGCATACCTTCTGTTCAAGTAAATTTTTAATAACTATAGGACTTTGGGAAGTATACAATATTATCTTATCACTCTTTGTACCCATTCTTTTTTCACCTCCCAAATTGTACCCTGCTTCAAATCTGACAATGAATAAGAATTGTCAAATAGTCTGTTCCAGCTTTTTATTATTTCACTTTTAAGCTGAGGATAAAAACTGCTCATATATGCATTTGAGTGATTTGATATTCCATAATCTTTAAGTTTTTTATCATATGCATCTTCATCCTTCTTATTTAGCGGAACATACCATAAATTAACTATCCTACCCCATTTTTCTGAATCCGTTTCAATAACCAAATTCTTATCCACTAAAAGCTCTAATATAACCGTATCAGGCGTCTGTTGAAGCATAAAATCAGAAGTTACCGAAACCCATATAGGATATTTTACATCCTGAGGTTTATCAACTATTTCACTTGCTTTCCTAGTGTACCAAGAATACACCTCAAGATAATACTTTGCACAATCTTCCATTTTACGTTCTATATATTCTCTTTTTGCAATATATCTTCCTTCAGCTTCTAAAACATCAAGAATGCTTGCATCTTGTCTGGTCCATATTTTTATTTTTTCTCCCATAAAATCACCTTACTATAAAAGGTCTTAAATTAGGACTATTTAAATCCATTCTTTATAAGTACATTAACAGCATTTTCGCTTTCATCTTCACTTACCAAAACTATTGGACCAGTGCATCCCATTCCGCTCTCAGAATATATTCCTTCCTTCCAAAGAGATCTACAAGCATCTTCAAGCTCAAGAATATCAATTCCAGGTATTCCGTATGTTACTACTTTTTTAGGTGGCATCTTAACTTCTTCTGCTGCAGCTGCAGGCTTATCTTTTTCAAGAATTTTTCCTATTATTTCTTTTAAACCTGCTGCATTAGCATTTTTATACTCAATATCAGCAAGCTGTACTAAATTATTTTTTGCAGAAAGTGCACAATATTTTAATGCTTCACAAATTAATGGAGCTCCAGATGCTCTTGATACTATATTAATTATCTTATCATAGCCTTCTCCTACTCCTGGACCATATCCAAATCCAGTAGTTTCATAATTTCCACCTGTTGTAAATGCTGCGAATATCTTTATAAGCAAATTACCTGTTAGTGAATCACAAATTATAACGTCAGGCGTTCCTGCAAGAAGATCATTTCCCCTCATAACTGAACCTCCATCAGCTCTTAGAGATTCACTAAAAGTAAATTTATATCCTTTGCTTTGCAATTCTTTAAGTGCTCTTTCAACTCCTCTAGCTCCATCTACATTTAATATTCCAATCTTAGGATCTTTAATACCACAAGCTTTTGCAACAGATATTCCATTTATAGTATTTTTAATCATTCCTTCAACTCTATGAGTGGCTGTTGTTCCTGTAGTTGTAGCAATGATCATTTCTTTTCCAAGCCCTGGTGTAACAACTTTTCCAACTGTTGAAACCCCTATAGGAAAGTCAAAATGCTGAGTGACACATCCATCTATTACTTTATTATCTAATAATTCCACCATTTTTTTATGACCTTCTTCAGCATCACTAACTTCAACTATTTCAAAGTTTCCTTCAACTTTAGGACCAATTAAAACTATATCAAAATCACCATATTTGCTTCTGGCAAGTGCTGCCGCTTTTACCATCTCTTCAACACCATGTTCTGAACCAAAAGTGGTTAATCCAATTTTAACTCTTTTTCCGAAGCTTCCACTTATAATTCCATCAGCTATTTCATCAAATACTTCTGCAATTACTTTTTTAGTTTGCTCCACATTGCTCCCTCCTTTTTATTAGCATCTTTTCAATATTTCCTAATGGCTATACTACCATTATTTATTCTTCCATCATTTTAGATGCAAATTTTTTTAATTCTTCAGCTATCATGTTCTTAATTTCTTCTTTTGAAACTGCTGCAGCCGAACTATCTGAATCACCATTATTTTTTTCAACCAAAATTGAAATTCCATCAAACAAGTTAGTCATTCTTCCTAAGAACAAACTTCCTTTTCCTATTAACATAAAGTTATTTAATTTTCCTGCCATTATATGCTCAATTCCATGACCAATTATAGGTACTCCTGATGGTATATGACCTTGTGTTGGTGCATATCCTGGGTATCCATGTTTTACAACAAAATTTGCTAACTCTTTTCTTTCTAATTGTCCGCTCTTTACTGCAAGCGCTCCTATCATCTTATAGTTTTGAGTTGGAACATCTCCTGCTCCTGCTGGTTCTGTTAAATCTGGAGTTTGCATTTCTGGAGCAAATTTATCAACATCGGTAATTTTTAGTCCATTCTTACTTAATGGATCTGAAACCAATGCTTCTAAAACTGCTTGTGGTGCAGCACCATGTCCAATGCTATGTCTTCCTATTACATCTGTTCTTAATATTGGACTTACACCATCATTTTCAGATATTAGTATTGCAAATCCTCCTAAGCAATCTTCTAAAACAGGTAATCCCTTTTTAACATGATCTTTACCATTCATTCCAAGCTTAGCAGTAGCTCCACCAGCAAAAACTATTACATTCTTGTAAATTCCTGATTTAACTAATGCTGCTGCTGCAACTATTGAATGTGAAGGACCCGCACAAAATCCTCTCATATCTGAACCTGTGGCACCTTTAATTCCAGCAATTTCACCGCAAGCCTTAGCTATGTTTCCGCCGCCTCTCTGATTCATATCTCCTATAGCTTCTTCTGAACATTCAATTAAGTATTCCACTTCATTAACATCTACCCCTGAATTCTTTACCAGATGCATTAATGCAAGAACTCCTGAAGCCTTAACAGCTAAATTTTCAACAATTATATGTGAAGTTAGATTTTTATCAAACTCATGAGCTCTTTTTACACAACCAACAAGCTTACCATTATCATATAATCCTTCGGCTACATGATTTTCTAACAGTTTTTCTATTTCAGATAAGTCAATTCCTTCCTTTAATTCATCTGCTTTAATCTTTAAAACAGCATGAGACTTAAATTTTTCTCTAACAGACTCTGTGAAATTCTTCTCTAACAAAACAAGATCAAATACATCACTTATCTTCATCAAACCATAGAACTCATCTTGAGGCATGATTTCACCAAACTTACCAAATCTGGACAAACCTTCAACCTTTTCATTGTACCATGGTCTCTTTCTTTCACTTAATTCTTCTGGAGTCATATTTCCAATATAAGTTTGATTTGGTGCATAACCAACAACATCTTCAAATGATCTTAAGTGATTTTGCATCTCCTTTAAATACTCTGATTCTGGATTTGTTTCTCTTTCTAGGGTTTGAGTAGTACCATTATGCAATATCATATCTGGTGTATTTACTAATACATAAGCCGCTTTTTTTATTACTGGAAAACTCATTTTTAAAACCTCCATCCATTATGTTTAGTTACTATATATTCAAAAACAGCATGCATTTCTGCATGCCATTTTTAGACCGTTAAAGTTGCCTATAACTATTTATTGTACTTTGAATATTCATCTCTAATAGGCTTTACTTCACTAATAATTTCATCAACATCAAGAACCATTTCCATCATTCCACATTGCTCATCATAAATAGCTGCATCAAATTCATCCTTAACTTCTGGTTCTACTACATGATACACTCCAAGACCTAATGCAATTCCTGCAAGTGGTCCTGCAAAAGTTGGATCTCCAGCAGCTACAGTTTCTGCTGACAAGCCTGAAGCCTCTGCTTCAGCTCCTCCTATTAATACAATCACATTTTCAGCACCATATTTTGAAGTTAAATCAATTACTCTTTGTTGGATCTCCAGATCCATAGCACCTGCGGCTGTTCAAACAAAGCATTCTGTGGAAGCAAATACAACTTCTGCCTTCGCACTTTTAGCACATTCTTCTATAGCTGGACCTGGAATTCCATCCCTGTCACCTATTGCAATTATTTTTTTTCCCTCTAATAAACTCATTATTCTTCCTCCTTGTGTAATATACTTAATTAAGCACCAATATGTTTAGTTATCATTGCTTCAATATTTGCTTTTGTAGCATCATCCTTTATGACTTCTTCAATTTTTTCTCCATCTTTATAAAGTATAATTGTAGGAAGTCCTAGCACTCTTTGTGAAATAGCTAATCTTCTAGCCTTTGTAGTATTAAATTTACAAAACTTAACTTTTCCTTCAAATTTAACTGATAATTCTTCTATATCTGGCAATAAAGCCTGACAAGGTACACAACCATCTCCATAATAATCAACAAGTGTATAACCTTCAGATTCTAAAACCTCACCTTTAAATGTCTCTTTATCCAAAATTATCATATTAACTCACCCTCTATTCTTCAAAATTTTTTTCTATATATTTCTCTGCTTGTACAGCAGCTATAGCACCATCAGCAGCAGCTGTAACTACCTGTCTCAATGGCTTTTCTCTAATATCTCCTGCTGCAAATACACCTTCAATATTAGTTTCCATCTTATCATTAGTTACAATATATCCTGTTTCACTAGTATCAACTAATTCTTTAACTAATTGATTTGTAGGTAAATAGCCAACGAATACAAATATTCCAAAAGTTCCATCTTCTTCATCTGCAAAATATTCGCTCAATTCGCCTGTTTTAGTATCCTTAAATACTGCTGACTCTACTATTCCATCACCTTTTATTTCAGTGATTACTGAGTTCCACTTTATTTCAATTTTAGGGTTTTTAAAAGCCTTTTCTTGTATTGATTTTGCAGCTCTTAATTCATCTCTTCTATGAACTATAGTAACCTTTTTAGCAAACTTTGTTAAATAAATAGCTTCTTCAATGGCTGAATCTCCTCCGCCTACTACAAAGACCTCTAAATCCTCAAAGAATTCAGCATCACAAGTTGCACAGTAAGATACACCTTTACCTATCAATTCATTTTCTCCAGGGCAGCCAATTTTTCTAGGGTTAGCTCCTGTAGCAATAATTACAGATTTAGCATAGTATTCTTCATTCTCACCTTTTAATTTTTTTATCTTTCCAGTAAAATCAACTTCTTTTATGTTATCTTTTTTCCTTTCAGCACCAAAGCTCTCAACCTGCTCTTCCATTCGAGCAATTAAACTTGGTCCTGTAGCATGCTGAACTGATCCTGGATAATTAGCTACTTCATCTGTGATTACAATTTGTCCACCTACTTTGACTCTCTCCAGTATCAAAGTCTTTAGTCTAGCTCTTGCTGAGTATATAGCTGCAGAAAGTCCTGCTGGACCAGATCCAATTATAATAACATCATAAATATTATTCATATTGCACCTTCTTTCTTAATATTTCAACAATATTTACTTACTACTTAGGTAAATATACTTTTAATTTATCATTTTTAAATACTACTATTTATTCCTTAAACTTTCTCTTCCTGAAGAGCCTTGTATATGCTGTAGCACATGGCAAGCATAATCAGCATGAATGGAAAGGCAGCAGCAATGGAAGCCGTTTGAAGTGTCTTTATTGCAGCAGTTCCTCCTACTAAAATAATCATTATAGTAACAGCTCCTTGAGCAACTCCCCAAAATCCACTTAGTTTTTTACTTGGATTCAAATCTCCTCCAGATGTCAGCATACTTAATACATACGTAGCTGAAGTAGCAGCTCCTGCAAAAGACGTAATGATTAGGATAAGAGCCAATGGCGCAGTGATAACATAAAGTGGTAGATGCTGTAATGTTACAAATAAAGCAGTGGAAATATTAGTTTTAACAGCTGCCTGAATTGCACCATTTGATAATGCATCTAAATTAAATGCAGCTCCACCATAGATTGCAAGCCATAAGAAGCAGAAACCAGAAGGCAAGAACACTGATGCAAGTATAAACTCACGAATAGTACGGCCTCTGGAAACACGTGCTATGAACTGACCTACAAATCCTGCCCATGCAATATACCAAGCTCTGTAGAATACTGGCCAAGCTTTAGTCCATTCAATATTGCCCATCCACATACTCTGTCCTATAAAGTTTTGAATATAATCACCAAGTGTGTGTGTAAAAGTATTTAGTATAAATACCATCCCACCAAATAGAAAAATAAATACCATAAATCCAATTGAAAGCCATACCTTCACGTCAGCAACAGCCTGCATCGCCTTATGCAATCCAGATACAGTAGCAAGCGTAAATATCGCTGTCATAATTGCAATAATAATAGCAGTCATACCAGGTGTAGCTTTAATTCCCCAGATATACTGTATTCCTGTGGCAATCTGGCCAGCTCCTAGTCCCAAGCTTGTCGCTACACCAAACATCGTAGCAAATACCGCTATTACATCAATGGTCTTACCGATAGGTCCGCGAATGCGGTCACCAAGGATTGGATAAAAAGCCGAGCTGATTAAACAAGGAAGCCCTTTTCGATACTGAAAATAACCCAAAGCTAAACCACAAACCGCATAAATAATCCAAACATGAATACCAAAATCATTAAATACAATCCTCATGGCATCATGCATAGCTTGTGGAGTTCCTGGCTGCGCCACAGGTGGTGCCATATAATGACTTATAGGTTCAGCAATGGACCAAAAAACCATTCCGATTCCCATTCCCCCTCCAAATAGCATAGTAAACCACTGGAAAGTTGTAAATTCCGGTTTTTCATCATCTTTCCCCAGCTTAATTTTACCGTAACGGCTGAGAGCAATAACAAATATAAATATTGTAAATATAAATACTGATAAAAGATATAGCCAACCAAAATTAGTAGTTAAAAATGATAACACACCATTGGATGTTTTAGCCATTTGAGAAGGCAGGATTATACTAAATGCTACAAATACCAGAGCTATACCTGCAGAGACATACAGAACTGAGCGGTCTTTTGACTTTTGTTCATTTGACATGATTAATTTTCCTCCTTCACAAAATTAATCTAAATAGGTCTCATCCATTTTAACAAGACCTATTTAGTTATATAAAACTCATTTTCCTTTTGTTACATTGAGCAAGTAATTCTCACAAAATCACAGATTTTGACTCTCTGTCTAACTGATTTAGATCTTTACTTTAAAAACAGTTTGTTCTTCAATATCAGTAGCAAGAGCGTCTAAAGCTACACCCACTCTATGATATCTTAATTTCCACTGATGATCTTTAGAATCTGAAGGATTTCCAAGTGGATAAGGAATAGAAATAGTTGGTACTATTCTATTTGAACCTACTGTTGTTGCTACAGGAATTAAATTACACATTTGAACAACTGGGAATCCAGCTCTTTCAATTTCTTTTACCATTGTTGCACCGCAACGTGTACAAGTTCCTCAGGTGGACGTTAGTACAACTGCGTTTACATTAGCTTCTTTTAAATATACAATAATTTCTTTTGCCATTCTAGCAGCCTCACCTTGAGTAGTTCCAGTTCCAACTGTAGAATAGAAATACTCATGGAACTTACCTATTTTTCCTTCTTTTTCATATGCCCTAAAAGCATCTAATGGTACTATTACATTAGGATCTGCATCTGCTGCTGCTGGGTCAAATCCTGCATGGATTGTCTTAAATACTCCACCTTCTAATCTGTCTAACTTTGACACATCATATCTTCCCCATCTTGTTGCTGAAGCAGATTGAATTCTATCAGGATTATCTACAGGAACTATACCTCCAGTTGTTACACAAGCTATAATTGCTTTACTTAAATCTTTAATAGCTGGTGCTATTGGAACTCTATCCATTTTAGGAATAGGAAGTTCTGTTTCAAATTTTTCACCATTCAATTTCTTTATCATCATTTCCACTACTCTATCAGCAGCTGGTTTTCCTGATTCAAGCCAAACTTGATGTCTTTTTCCTCTTCCATAGTAGCCTTCTTCTTCTGCAGAAAGAAGCCTTTCACCACTAAGTATTTTATTTCCAAAGTTAGCCATTGCCTTTACATCTTTTCTCATTCTTCCAGCATTATTTCCACCTATAAAGATGTAAACGTCTTTTTTGAACATTTCAACACCAGGATTTTCAATGTGCATAGATGATATTACTGGTACATTAAATTTTTCTTTCACTGCTTTACATATAACTCCGCAAGCATTTCCATATCTACCTGCTTGGAATGCAGGTCCTGCAAAGAATATGTCAAATTCTTTTCCCTCTAAAAATCCTAGTATTTTTTCTACTGCTTCTTTTTCATTAGATCCCATAAAGTTATCTCCACATATTATTGTGTGAGTTACTTCTGCATCTTTAAGTTGCTTATTTAATTCTAAAGCAGGTCCAACTAACCCTTCTCTTATTTCTGGTTGAAAATCTGCCTTGTCCTCTCCACCTATTTGTCCAAAGAATTGGTTCAAATATAAAATTGCTTTTTTCATTTAAGCTGCACCTCCTTAAAAATCTTTCATTGTCTTTGGTGACCAACCAACAGCCTGATCTCCACAGAACATAGCATTGTTTTCCATAATAATTGAACCATCTTCTCTTACTGAAGGTCCTAATATTTCATCATTTGACCAACCGCCAGACAAACCATCTCTAGCTAAAGCTTGTAATTCGCCTATAACAGTCTCCATTGGAGGTAGTTCTATTAACTCTGAAACGTTTCCAGTGGATACTATAGCATCTGCCTTTATATCTAAAGAAACTAGAGGTTGAGATTCTCCATCTCTTCCTGTACATTCATTAGTAATACCACAAGTTTTAACTCCAGCATCTTCTAAAGCTACTATACATGCTATGAAATCTGCATCTGGATTTCCATATCCTTCTTCAGCTACGATAGCTCCATCTGCACCTAGTGATTTAGCCATTTGAGCTACAAATAAAGCTGAACGTTTCTTTTGCTCTAATGCTACATTAAGGTTGGACATTATAACTCCTAAGAA harbors:
- a CDS encoding glycine betaine uptake BCCT transporter gives rise to the protein MSNEQKSKDRSVLYVSAGIALVFVAFSIILPSQMAKTSNGVLSFLTTNFGWLYLLSVFIFTIFIFVIALSRYGKIKLGKDDEKPEFTTFQWFTMLFGGGMGIGMVFWSIAEPISHYMAPPVAQPGTPQAMHDAMRIVFNDFGIHVWIIYAVCGLALGYFQYRKGLPCLISSAFYPILGDRIRGPIGKTIDVIAVFATMFGVATSLGLGAGQIATGIQYIWGIKATPGMTAIIIAIMTAIFTLATVSGLHKAMQAVADVKVWLSIGFMVFIFLFGGMVFILNTFTHTLGDYIQNFIGQSMWMGNIEWTKAWPVFYRAWYIAWAGFVGQFIARVSRGRTIREFILASVFLPSGFCFLWLAIYGGAAFNLDALSNGAIQAAVKTNISTALFVTLQHLPLYVITAPLALILIITSFAGAATSATYVLSMLTSGGDLNPSKKLSGFWGVAQGAVTIMIILVGGTAAIKTLQTASIAAAFPFMLIMLAMCYSIYKALQEEKV
- the grdH gene encoding betaine reductase selenoprotein B, producing MKKAILYLNQFFGQIGGEDKADFQPEIREGLVGPALELNKQLKDAEVTHTIICGDNFMGSNEKEAVEKILGFLEGKEFDIFFAGPAFQAGRYGNACGVICKAVKEKFNVPVISSMHIENPGVEMFKKDVYIFIGGNNAGRMRKDVKAMANFGNKILSGERLLSAEEEGYYGRGKRHQVWLESGKPAADRVVEMMIKKLNGEKFETELPIPKMDRVPIAPAIKDLSKAIIACVTTGGIVPVDNPDRIQSASATRWGRYDVSKLDRLEGGVFKTIHAGFDPAAADADPNVIVPLDAFRAYEKEGKIGKFHEYFYSTVGTGTTQGEAARMAKEIIVYLKEANVNAVVLTSTUGTCTRCGATMVKEIERAGFPVVQMCNLIPVATTVGSNRIVPTISIPYPLGNPSDSKDHQWKLRYHRVGVALDALATDIEEQTVFKVKI